Genomic segment of Niallia taxi:
TAGTTAAAATTACAATGTTTTTTTAAAAAAATTCTCATTTATTTTAAAAATTTTCCCTATTGTACATGGAACTTTGCCTTAAAGTACGATTTTATTAATTACAGATTTTAATACAATAAAAGAAACCAACTGATTAGCCATTTTTTAATTTTAGGAGAAGGTGATAAATATGAAAAACAAAATATTGTGCGTAATGGTATATAGCGCTGCAGCAGTGGCAAGGTTTATTTTATTTTTTGCAGAAAAAAGATATAGCAAGGAGTATAGGGGTAACAATCATAATGTTATTTATAAATAACATTATGTAGTATTTGATTTTACAAAAGGAATCTTTTCTAGTCTAAAAACACTACGTTTTTTTAATTTCTTACAAAAAGCTTAGCAGTAATTATTTGATTAAGTATTGGGAATAGTCTAGAATTTTAATTGTGCATATTTATCACAATTAAAATCTTGGAGGTGAAAATGTAGGTTGATTAAATTAAACGTCAGACTTTACTTTAAATACTGCGGCCGATAGAAGGAATCAGATGTACCTCGAGTTTTTCCAAAAGGTTGAGTAAAATACATTCAATGTTATGCATTTGTCATCAGATGATTTAATACAAGTTAGAGGTGGTTTAATGCAAATATGTCATGGACATTCAGTTCAGCATTTAGAAAAGGATAATGGAGTATTTACTATTCATACTGATAAATAAATATTCAAAATCTATCATTATAACAGCAGGAAACAATGCGTTTCAGCCTAGAAAATCACCTATTAATGTTCCCCAGAAAATAGAAGATAAGGTCCATTCCTTTATCAATGATTTTAGTAAATTCCTAGATAGAAAGGTGCTATCTTCGGTGGAGGGGATTCGGCAGTTGATTGGGCCTTTATGATTGAGCCAATTGCTGAAAAAGTCACTATTGTCCATCGTAGAGATAAATTCCGTGCCCATGAACATAGTGTCACTCTCCTTGGAAAATCTAGAGGGTGTTGTTACGTTACAAAAAGTAATACTTTAAGAATTCAAAGCATTTTTATAAAGGGAAAATTCTTTATAAAATTTAACTTTGAACATTGAGAAGGGATGATTTATATGAACCATACAGAGCAAACAGCAATAGGCCAGGACATACTAGGAGTACTAGGAGGGAAAAATGTAGAGACTGCTTTTCAAATTTTTGCAAAAAGTAGGAAAGTAGGATCAGTGGTACGCCTCCCTTTTCCAATGGAGAATTCTGATAATCAAGCGTGGGCAGTTACACATTTGGATGAGGCGATGAAAGTACTTAAAGATCAGGAACATTTTTGTGTTGATCCAAAGTCAATTGATAAAAGCAGTAATATCAAACAATCTTTGATCGGTAAAAACTCAGATTCATCCAATTCTAGTCTATTTCTATCTAATTCCTTAAATGCGATCGATGAACCTGATCATCGACGACTACGTACTTTAGTATCCAAAGCATTCACACCAAGATATATGGAAAGCTTACGTCCCCGTGTTCAAAGATTAGCTGATGAGTTACTCGACAAGGTTCAAGAAAAAGGAAAGATGGATCTTGTAAAAGACTATGCAAACCCCTTGCCAATCAATGTTATTTCTGACATGATTGGTGTTCCTAAATCGGATCATTTAAAAATACATGAGTGGTCAGAAGGCATCGCTAATGGTCTTGGATTAGGAACATCCAACCCGGAAACAGCAGAAAACCTTAAAGATTTTGGAAACTATATTAAGGAGCTAGTTTTCCATAAACGTAAAAATCCCTCAGAAGATTTAATCAGCCAATTGATCTTAATTGAAGAGGAAGGAAATCGATTGGATGAAATAGAGCTCATATCGATGATTCAATTACTTATTTTTGCTGGGCATGAAACTACCTCTACACTAATATCAACTGGTACCTTAATATTACTCGATAATCCAGATCAATTGGAACTTCTTAAAGGTGACTATAGTTTAGTTCCATCAGCAGTAGAGGAATTGTTGCGTTTTAATGGCCCTTCTACAACTGCGGGTCCCCGATATGCTTTAAAGGACATTGAGCTTGGTGGGGAACAGATTAAAAAGGGTGATATGATTTTTCCATTATTAAAATCAGCAAACCGAGATGAGAAGCATTTTACAATTTCTGAAGAACTAGACATAACACGTAAAATTAAACGGCATCTCGCATTTGGCCAAGGGGTCCATATGTGTTTAGGTGCACCTCTCGCTCGTGTGGAAGGTGATATAGCATTTACTACTTTATTAAAGCGAATGCCAAATCTTCAACTTAGCATCCCACGAGAGGATGTTAACTGGAAATTCAAACTGGCTGCTCAAGGCTTAACCTCACTTCCAATTTCCTTTTAAATGATTAGTATAGACTTGAGTAAATGAGATAAACTAGAATAGTTTATTTTATTATCAACTCTTCAAACTAGTGAGACAAATGATTAAATCCATTTATATACTTAGCTTTAAATAAATATTGAACATAAATTAGAAAAATGAAGAGCTACAATTTAGAGGAATATAGATTATTTAAAATTCAAGATTACAAGAGGTAAAATATGAATATGAAATATACTCTTATTAATCAAGAGACGTGTATTGCTTGTGGTGCATGTGGAGCTGCCGCACCTGATATTTATGATTTTGATGATGAAGGTATTGCTTTTGTATTGTTAGATGATAATAGAGGAACATGTAAAGTACCTGAGGAATTACGAGATGAGATGATTGAAGCTTTCGAGGATTGTCCAACTGATTCTGTTAAAATATCCAGTCGTCCTTTCACTCAAGTAGAGTGAAACTCTAATATATTCTTTAAATATAGAGACTAAAGGATGCAACTTTGGAGGTTGCAATGATGTACAAAGAAATGATAGATATTCAAAAGATAACTAATTTTCAATCTAGGGCTGAAGAATTTTTCCCTTTGAATTGGTACAAAAAAATGCTAGCTAATGATCCTATATACTATCATCAGGAAACGGATACATGGAATGTTTTCAAATATGCAGATGTAAAAGTGGTATTAAGTAAACATGAATATTTCTCAAGTGTAGGAAAAAGAACAACGACTGCGGTAGGTGCTAATAATAAAGAAGGATCGATTCCAGAAAAAATAAATATCTCCGGAATCGATCCGCCCAATCATAAAAAAAATCGTTCTCTATTGTCGGCAGCATTTACTCCACGTAGCCTGAAACTCTGGGAGCCGCGAATTCAGCAAATTGCCAATAATCTTTTAGATAATCTGGAGGCAAACGGTAATATTGATATTGTTAAGCAATTCTCCAGCCTTTTTCCAACAATGGTAATGGCAGATCTCATTGGCGTCCCTTCAACAGATAGTCTTATGTATAAAAAATGGGTTGATGTTCTGTTTCAACCATATATTAGAGGACAAGAAAAAGAAATAGATGAGCAAAAACAAACCGCTGCAAAAGAATACTTTGAATATCTATATCCTTTGGTTGTTCAAAAACATGCAAATCCAGCTGATGATATTATTACGGACTTAATAAATGTTGATATAAATGGAGAAAAATTCACTGATGATGAGATTGTTAGAACAACAATGCTTTTGTTAGGGGCTGGGATTGAAACAACCGGTCATATGATTTCAAGTATGTTTTATTCTTTATTGTATGATGATACAACATTGTACAATCAATTACAAAACAACCTTGCAATCGTTCCGAATGCTGTGGAAGAAATGCTTCGTTACCGATTCCATATATCTAAAAGAGAGCGTTTCGTAAAAGAGGACAACAATCTATTAGGTGTAGATTTAAAAAAAGGGGATGTTGTTATCTCATGGATGAGTGCAGCCAATATGGATGAAACAGTATTTGAAAATCCATTTGAACTACAAATTAATCGCCCTAACAGCAAAAAACACTTAACATTTGGTAATGGACCACATTTTTGTCTGGGAGCACCACTTGCAAGATTGGAATTGAATATTGCTTTAAAAACCTTTTTACAAAAGTTTTCACGTATAGAACCTGTTGAAACCTTTAATCTGGAAGAAAATTTGACAGAGTCAGCAGTAGGGCAATCTTTGGTTTATTTACCTTTAAACTTATACAAATAATAGATATTATTTTCTTTTATTAGCCTAAATTCTACCCGAATATGCAGGTAATATTCGGGTTACTATTCTATATAAAGTGTAAATCTAGACGAACAACATACATAGCTTTGTTTTACATGTATATAATAGAAATTACTCATTCCTACTAACTAAGGTTATTGAATTCATATGAAGGAATAGTTCATGTATCAGCGAATATTATGTTCATGTAAATTTGGAAGGTCGAACATTTAATTGTAATGTTAGCATGTTGAGAAGGAGGAGTAATAATCCTGGTTATTCACGTCAAAATCGGAAGGGGAGTTTATTCCTTTTTAGAAGCTAGGGTCATGATGTTTAGTTGTAATCATAGAGATGGTGGCTATAGTTTCTGTATGGAAACCATCAAATACATGTTCAAAAGTTCTTTTTTAAGGTGATAATAATTGAGCGCGAGTAGGAAAAATGAGTTCAGTCACTCTTTTCCTTTTTGATTAAGATGCTCTTCCTATTTAATATTACAAACAAGAACAAGTATAGGCAGTTTTAATCATAATAAGTATTCTTTATGTCCTCGATGGTATATTTATTTAAGACTTTACTAAATTGACCTTCCGCTTCTAAGATAATTTGTGCTATTAATTGATCGGTTTTATTTTGTAATAATATTTTTTCTTTAATATAACTATTTTTTGTTAAAGCAAGATATACTTCATAAATAGTAGTTTCAGAAGGATTTACCATAATTTTATATCCCCCGTATCGACCACCATATCCTTCAACTAAGTTTGCATCTATTAATTTAGTTAGCACTTTTCTAATAAAACTAGATTCTACCCCTAGTTCTATAGCTAATGTACTACTTGTAATTAGTCCTTTCGTAGAAGCCATAATTGCTAATGATTTAATTGATGTATTAAACCAAGTAGGACCAAGTTCACCGTATTGTGCTACCTCCTGCATAATCTTTTCACCCTAACCTAATATAATAATTATATTGCTTTAAATAGTTTATACCAAAATACTTATGAATCCAATAGTGATGAATTGAAAAATAAATAGTCTAATTTCAAATGAGGTATATAATCACAATTAAAAGGAAGCTTTAACATGGGATGTAACAATAAAGTGCTACTTAGTTAAATAGAGATATAGATTAAATGTAGTAACATATTTGTATAATGAGTAACATAATTCATAAATAACACATTTTAAAACCATTTCTACTATATACAGTGGAGAATAATTTTATTTTACTAAGAAGGTTAAAAAAATTATTTAAAATAGTTTAAATTCTTATATTATGAATATAAGATTTCTAGTATACTTATTACCTATA
This window contains:
- a CDS encoding cytochrome P450 family protein; the encoded protein is MNHTEQTAIGQDILGVLGGKNVETAFQIFAKSRKVGSVVRLPFPMENSDNQAWAVTHLDEAMKVLKDQEHFCVDPKSIDKSSNIKQSLIGKNSDSSNSSLFLSNSLNAIDEPDHRRLRTLVSKAFTPRYMESLRPRVQRLADELLDKVQEKGKMDLVKDYANPLPINVISDMIGVPKSDHLKIHEWSEGIANGLGLGTSNPETAENLKDFGNYIKELVFHKRKNPSEDLISQLILIEEEGNRLDEIELISMIQLLIFAGHETTSTLISTGTLILLDNPDQLELLKGDYSLVPSAVEELLRFNGPSTTAGPRYALKDIELGGEQIKKGDMIFPLLKSANRDEKHFTISEELDITRKIKRHLAFGQGVHMCLGAPLARVEGDIAFTTLLKRMPNLQLSIPREDVNWKFKLAAQGLTSLPISF
- a CDS encoding ferredoxin, which codes for MKYTLINQETCIACGACGAAAPDIYDFDDEGIAFVLLDDNRGTCKVPEELRDEMIEAFEDCPTDSVKISSRPFTQVE
- a CDS encoding cytochrome P450; its protein translation is MYKEMIDIQKITNFQSRAEEFFPLNWYKKMLANDPIYYHQETDTWNVFKYADVKVVLSKHEYFSSVGKRTTTAVGANNKEGSIPEKINISGIDPPNHKKNRSLLSAAFTPRSLKLWEPRIQQIANNLLDNLEANGNIDIVKQFSSLFPTMVMADLIGVPSTDSLMYKKWVDVLFQPYIRGQEKEIDEQKQTAAKEYFEYLYPLVVQKHANPADDIITDLINVDINGEKFTDDEIVRTTMLLLGAGIETTGHMISSMFYSLLYDDTTLYNQLQNNLAIVPNAVEEMLRYRFHISKRERFVKEDNNLLGVDLKKGDVVISWMSAANMDETVFENPFELQINRPNSKKHLTFGNGPHFCLGAPLARLELNIALKTFLQKFSRIEPVETFNLEENLTESAVGQSLVYLPLNLYK
- a CDS encoding Rrf2 family transcriptional regulator; translation: MQEVAQYGELGPTWFNTSIKSLAIMASTKGLITSSTLAIELGVESSFIRKVLTKLIDANLVEGYGGRYGGYKIMVNPSETTIYEVYLALTKNSYIKEKILLQNKTDQLIAQIILEAEGQFSKVLNKYTIEDIKNTYYD